A single genomic interval of Persephonella atlantica harbors:
- a CDS encoding cation transporter, with the protein MDKWIVLSVSMSMIGGISWFFFGKKGEGKKTTEKSSGIERIELNISGMHCAGCAAGIEATLGATEGIITASVNLATSKGVFEFDPSKIAKEQIIKKIGELGYQASESMEDFEKKS; encoded by the coding sequence TTGGATAAATGGATAGTTCTGTCAGTTTCTATGAGCATGATTGGTGGAATTAGCTGGTTCTTTTTTGGAAAGAAGGGAGAAGGAAAAAAGACTACAGAAAAAAGTTCTGGTATTGAGAGGATTGAACTAAACATATCAGGTATGCACTGTGCAGGCTGTGCTGCTGGAATAGAGGCAACTTTGGGAGCAACAGAAGGGATAATTACAGCATCTGTTAACCTCGCAACATCAAAGGGAGTATTTGAGTTTGACCCCTCCAAGATAGCGAAAGAACAGATAATAAAAAAGATAGGTGAGCTTGGATATCAGGCTTCTGAGTCTATGGAAGATTTTGAAAAAAAAAGTTAG